catcatttattttttaaagataaaatataaaaaattcaaaatacatattttctttctagttttaaaaaatattaatttaaatcaattatatattgtttttatttcccatgagataaaataatagttatatttaaaatttataataaataattttttatatttaaatcatattttagatttagaaTGTATAATTTAAACTATGATAGTAATTTTAActattgacattttttaaaaaatagcgaCCAAAATTGAGACCAAAAGCTTCTGTTGCTGAATTGGTTCCACTGATGAGAGCGTCCGACACATTTCCTTCAACTACCAAAGGACGATTTTTAACTAATCTCAAACTCACTCCATTCTGGCCCTTTTTCTCAAGCAGtgaatttctaaattttcaACACAGTAAGTGGCTGATCAGCAAACGAAACAATAATCTGTTGTTAATAACAATTTGGGAATTTGACTGATTTATTTCTGTCGCTACAGAGAATAGCAACTAAATGTTATCACTAGGGATTGGAATTGTCGGTTtctaaacacattttttttatagttattataAGTTACGTTAAATANNNNNNNNNNNNNNNNNNNNNNNNNNNNNNNNNNNNNNNNNNNNNNNNNNNNNNNNNNNNNNNNNNNNNNNNNNNNNNNNNNNNNNNNNNNNNNNNNNNNNNNNNNNNNNNNNNNNNNNNNNNNNNNNNNNNNNNNNNNNNNNNNNNNNNNNNNNNNNNNNNNNNNNNNNNNNNNNNNNNNNNNNNNNNNNNNNNNNNNNNNNNNNNNNNNNNNNNNNNNNNNNNNNNNNNNNNNNNNNNNNNNNNNNNNNNNNNNNNNNNNNNNNNNNNNNNNNNNNNNNNNNNNNNNNNNNNNNNNNNNNNNNNNNNNNNNNNNNNNNNNNNNNNNNNNNNNNNNNNNNNNNNNNNNNNNNNNNNNNNNNNNNNNNNNNNNNNNNNNNNNNNNNNNNNNNNNNNNNNNNNNNNNNNNNNNNNNNNNNNNNNNNNNNNNNNNNNNNNNNNNNNNNNNNNNNNNNNNNNNNNNNNNNNNNNNNNNNNNNNNNNNNNNNNNNNNNNNNNNNNNNNNNNNNNNNNNNNNNNNNNNNNNNNNNNNNNNNNNNNNNNNNNNNNNNNNNNNNNNNNNNNNNNNNNNNNNNNNNNNNNNNNNNNNNNNNNNNNNNNNNNNNNNNNNNNNNNNNNNNNNNNNNNNNNNNNNNNNNNNNNNNNNNNNNNNNNNNNNNNNNNNNNNNNNNNNNNNNNNNNNNNNNNNNNNNNNNNNNNNNNNNNNNNNNNNNNNNNNNNNNNNNNNNNNNNNNNNNNNNNNNNNNNNNNNNNNNNNNNNNNNNNNNNNNNNNNNNNNNNNNNNNNNNNNNNNNNNNNNNNNNNNNNNNNNNNNNNNNNNNNNNNNNNNNNNNNNNNNNNNNNNNNNNNNNNNNNNNNNNNNNNNNNNNNNNNNNNNNNNNNNNNNNNNNNNNNNNNNNNNNNNNNNNNNNNNNNNNNNNNNNNNNNNNNNNNNNNNNNNNNNNNNNNNNNNNNNNNNNNNNNNNNNNNNNNNNNNNNNNNNNNNNNNNNNNNGGActtctaaaagaaaaactttcaatatttcattttgaattatatatttttatctttattttttagttaatattctTTGTCTTTTATCTCAAtccctaaattaaatttttaagaaaaaatgtcaATATTTAACGTAACTtataataactataaaaaaaatgtgtttagaAAGAAAGCAAGTACTGCTTGgaattaaaataactcaaaatcAAGACAAGTTAAACTTACGGACTGCATGCAGTTTTTTTCTTCGCATATATAGATTGCATATTATTTATGTACTTGTAATCCAAAACcataattatttatactttatatgaataaaaaaggtaatagtgtacaagaatttaattttaaatgatcggaaaatatatttttctgacaagctaaaaaaagattaaattaagaaTATCTATTTGAGGGAACCCATCCAATTGTATATTGTAATTTACAATCGAAAaacaaattatcataaaattgtaGTAATGCTTGTAGAAATTTATAATGAACATATTTCTAAGATAAGCTCATCCAGTCTTTGCAGGATTAAAACTACTATTCAAAGGATCCGGcccttacaaataattaatttcttgtATGACAAATTATAAAATGCCAAATTAACTCATTGATTCTTATTGAAGTGTGtagttcaatttattttaataaaaataatattccttacttaaaataaaaatctccaAAGTTGTTCCCAGATAAGCATTAAACTAGAGAAATTAACTGCtgaattacaaaaacattaaaagacTCAATTCCAATTTAAAGTGCAAAATGTGAagacttgcaagttgcaataaTTAGCATCAGAGACATCTTTTAATGtgtaaatatcaataattagcATTTGAGACATCTTTTACTGTGTAAATATCGTTACTAATCAGAGTAACatacttattattatatgaatgCCTTGCATTTAGACACAATACATATACTTTAAGAGCACACAAGCACCAAAACGTTATTTTTTAGAGCATTGGGTGGGAGAGATCCATGGGAAAGGGATTGCCCAGAACATTTTCCATGTAGTAGTGTGGATGGCTTGgatccaccaccacaaattgCATGTCCTCTGAAGGCTTCCAGTGCCTCTTCCTTTGATTGATAAACCAGTTGTTAATTTGCTTCTGATCCAGGCCTGTTGACTCTGCAAGAGCCAGCTTCTGAGATTCCTGTTaatgcataaattaattaagcatGTAGAATCTTGTAAATTATTCCCCTAAAAACAGCCATAACATGTTTCATATATACCgaaaaataattgttgtcaGTTACCAAAGAAAAGAGAGACAGTTTTCCGTATCTCGTTacaatattttaagtaaaacacaagataaaagagaaagaatgaaGAAGTTAAATGCAGTAGAAAATAAAAGTGTGCAGTTAATTTTATAGTAGTTAAAGGgtaaaatagataattaaaatatagataaagGGGTGGTAAAAAACCATCAATTATGACAAGTAGAGAGTAAGATCAATTATTAGGTCCAGTACTCCAGTTGAAAGGTAAAGACTTCTAAATCATTATTGTTATAGATTAATATATCACATATggaaaataaattcataaaattaactagGCAAATATATAGGGTAAAGGAGCACGTTATAGATGCAACATACAGATGGGTAAGGCCATTTGTAGTGTCTGCTCCACCATTCAAGTAATTGTTGCCTTGCTTCTTTGGGCAGCTTgcccttttttctcttcttggtGAATTCCTGTTTCAAACTGCCTAGGTATCCACGGTACTTGCGTAAGAGTTGACCTTTCAGTTCTTGGTCCTCTGCCTGCGGATCTATTATGTTGGTCTGAACATCAACATCTTCAGATGGCCCATTCCTATCAATAGCTTCATTACACGCTGATGATCAAATGAATCAACTATGGTAAGAACCAGAAGTCACTCATAAACTATATTGTAATATATcacaaatttgaaaacaatgaacaAGGTTTAGATTGCCTAGGAAGGAAAAggttttattcaaaataattcgATTTGTATGTATCTCCTAGAAAGTTAAAGGTAGGCCATGAACGTATAAAttccaataacaaaaaaatataaaatgcaaCTCTTTGATAAATGCAAGGGCAAATATGCCAGTTCAGAGTGAGCCGAAGAACACTAGAAATAAAGCATTGGAGAAATTACTCTTCCTCCTTCACATTATtctccataaaaaaaattattactagaGTTATTAATGAATGTAGATGTCAAAATTCTCCATCGCAAGCGATTCTATATCACTACTAAAAACTTAATGAAGTTAGGCTAGCATATATGTTTATATACCAACCACTACCTCGTACACCGGTTTAGGGCGCTTTTTATTGCACTAGGGTGTACCATAAGTTAATGTATGACTAAAAGTATAACTTTACATTAATTAGGAAACAACGAACGAAGAACCAAAGTGAGAATTTAAATTGATGCAATCAAAATTAATCCATTGTTCCTACACAACCTTATTCTTAATAAACACAGTGCCTCCATCTAGACCTTGAGACAGTAGACACCACCATTTTCTTCATATATAGTAGTACCAAATACAGTTAGAGAAGAGACCTATGCTCTTTAAATGTGAATGTGTGTACTTCACCAATATAACTTGCCTAAGGTTACTTTGTCAATCATATTAACCCTAGTCAAGCCAAAAGTAAGATTGATTTTTAGAAGAAACGACACTCATCAGGGCCTTGTAGATACAGcgaaaagggggtacaaattgATTTACTTTAAAAAGTTCATAATTAAAGCAAAAACTACACAGCACATTTATCTAAAATCAAACGCAAGACATTGCCATTAGCCATGGAAGAATTAAAACCATCAAGAaattaatagcaacaacaaaagtagtagtaataataataataataataataataaatgaattctATTGAAAAagtttaatagttaaataactagaataaaaaaatgtcaaaggTTCCTCTATCCAGATTAAACCGATTAATTGAAACGTGATGAACTACTAAAATAACTGGGGGTCCAAGAACATATGAAGATCTGTTCCTTTACATCAACAGAAACACATGCGCTACTTTTGGCTCATACATAATTGGGTCGATGTTCGAGAAAGCTTGGTTATAATCATATCCAAGACAGTATACAAAAGTTTCCTACTATTATTCATTGTAGTCATCAACGCTCTAGCAGCAATTTTTTGACATATATTGATGGTTGTCACATTCAATTGCTAATTTCAATCAGCAATATTAGCACCATGTACATGTAAAAATGGCAGGTAGCCATTCATTTCCAGTTATAGACACACAAATAGGTAGTACCATAATGTCAAAGACACAATTTTAGTAAGTATGGCAATATGCACTGCACCTGCGGACACAAACACATGTAAAATAATGACAGTACGCATGGATACACTAATTCTGAAACTAACAAGGCAACCCAACAAAAACCCATGAATTTATCAGTATATAGAAAGTTTGTTTAGCAAAATCACACGTTgatatatatacattaaattgATGGTGAATAAATAAAACTCATTTTTGTTTGATAAGATGCGTGTTCATATGCATCCATAAGGACCATAAATTTCATATAGTATTTTATGTTTTCGAACATTGTTTGGTAAATATCTCCTGCAACTGCCTCAAAGGACCTCTTTTAAGCAACTCGTTTGACTGCACTGAGCATTTGACATTTCCAACTGGACAAAATTACCAACTACCTCGCAATTAACACTCTTGACTCTTGAGCGCTAGATTAATGAAACCCTAGACTCTCCACTAAACCCCAATTTACATTCCAGCTGCCAGTCCCTCTATCGTTGGATTCAATTTaagcataatttttctttacccTCAGATGCAACATCAAGCGACAGAGGGGTAGAGTAGGGTTAAAAACAAATAGGGAAATGCATAGATAAGTTATTTGGTAAAGACTTGTATTTGCCAAAAAGAAACCCTGAAATTATGTCAATATCATCAGGGCAAGCAGGAACCACAGAATTTATAAGATGCCAACAAAAGTTTATTCAATGCACTCACACCAATAAGGAGTGTTATACTCCTACAGATTAGTACCACCCCATCCACATTTTAACAGGAAAAAACACGTTTTGAGAACCAAGAAGATATGTTCATACCCATGCTATTCTTTCAAACCTTCTTAAACAACGAAAAGACAGACTAGACAAATAAACAccattcataattcataatgaaacaaaaagactGCACTctaagaaaaacatattaaccgttttaaaaaaagaaaaaaaggcgGATGAAGCACCCGGttaaatttttacaaattcCACAGAACCTACTACATCCTTGAAAACACAGACATGCATGGATATTCAATTAATTGACCCGGTATCAAATAGGCAAATACCAAACAAGAaacatttaaagaataaaaagtgtaataaaagAAAGTTGGAGAAGAAAGAGGTCATGAATCACCAGTAGTgtccaaagaagaagaaatagtgAGAGATTTGAACTGGCACTCGATCCTCTGAAGAAAGAGCATGGCTTCCTTGAAGGGTTTGGAGAGCTCTTGCTCGTACTTGATCAGCATCTCACAGTAAGCCTCCATGAACTGATCCAGCGCTGGATCCTCGCCTATGCTGGCTGTTCCACCTGCCATTATCACTGCAGCAGATGCACATGCTTCTTCTAACCTTCCCACCACTTCAGGCGGAGCCCCAACCTGCTAGGTACGTCCATCAACTAAATAAATAGCCAAACTAGCCATCTTTTGTCATGTTTGTTCTTCGAAAGGGTTTTTACTTCTACTTCtacttcaacttttttttttcttcttttaagatataataataatagtagtagtagtTTGCACAAGTAACAAGTATGAATGAATgacttcttttaaataaaatatgaagaaaTTACTTCACATGTCACAACTCAGATCCagttgaataaattaattaagcatCGTTTTCAATCACTGGTTGTCTATATTAATCTACTTTTCACCTGAGTGGGGAACGTTGGGTCAATGGATGTGATGAGCTAAGAttaagctctttttttttttcctttccctcACCTTTTGACAATTGACGTAGGCTGCCAAGAGACGGTGATAGTGAGGATGGGCCATGATCTTGGCCTTGACAGCTGAAGAAGGGGAAGAGGAGCTTCcatcgttgttgttgttggggatCTCCATGAAATACCCTAACTCAGTGGCGTTGGAGTTGTGGTTATTGCGGTTCGGGTGGTGATTATTATTAGTACAAGGCATGGGAAGGAAGAGAGTGTTTGTGTGTTCATTAGGATTGGGATTATTAAGAATAGGATGATTTAATGGATGATGACCAACATGATGAGAAGTCACTAAAGGCATCATCATCATTGGACAAACCCCACTACTACTTGTATTCTCTCCAAAACCCATCCCTTTAGAAGAAATTACACCCTCCATTGCCTCCTCACCCATCCACACTCTTGTCCGTTTTCCCTAGCTATTATATCCTACACCACACTAGTTCAAAATTTGAAGACAAAAACCCTCCTTTCTGTTTTTCCTCACTTTCTACTTTTCTGTTTAGCTCTGAAGATGAGTTACTTCAGGGCACCCCCGGATTTTATGCTACAAGTTGCAGGccttttttacataaaaaatccAAAACAGTGATCTAGTGCTGTAGTTGTGTGTCTGTTACATGAAGTGGAAGAGGGTTTTTTTTCCCACTGTAACTTCcctgacaaagtctgcacaAATTTCCTTGGAAAAACGGGTGTTTAGTCTCTTAAAACTTACTACCACCCACTAGAGCATTCACTAGtgagaggaaaaaagaagatGCACGCACGCATAAATAATCTATAACTTGGGTTGTTGAAATAGAAAGAAGAAAGCAGAAAGGAGGGAGGAGAGAGTGGTGGATGCTGATGTAAATGGTTTGAGGGAATGGTGCAAACAAAGGCTGGGTTTACCTTCCCAATGAAACTCTCCCCCTCGTTTCCTGCAATGCGCCACTGGCAAACAAAAgcaggagagagagaaagagagagagaggaacgATCAAATCGAGGGTGAGCCAACAAGTAAATACTACTGACGATGATAGGTGATGGAATAGAGGAAGAGGTAGATAACACGGAATCACCCTTCACCTTTGTCCTTTTCTTTACCACTTCAAACTACTATTACCAcagtcattttaattaattatttttaatatactacTATCTAACCATGTAACAAAACCAAGATATAATGGATTAATGGAGTAGTAGCTTTTATTAATTCTTTGCTTTGTCCATATATAATTGAGATTGAGAAGATGTGTGATGTTGAGTGGGCATGATTATGCATGCTTGCCTTTCTGTGAGTTACAATTCAGTGGCTGTCTATAGCATAGCATAGCATCTAATCTGAGATTATTCAGTATAGTATAGTATAGAAAAAAGAGCGTCTGCAGTTAAGTAAATAAAGCTGGTAAAGTTAGTGGGACAGTCCGAATGTCTCTTCCTCTCTCTCTGTACGTAATAATTCTCTCTCTAGTCTCCTAGCATTATAGGTTATGTCCCTCAGGCTTATTCATTCATAATACCAAATAAAGACGTATATGGCACCGTGGCCAAATCAGCTCCATCAGCTTCTGCTTCTGGTTTTGTTCGCACTGTTGCTCCCCGTTTTAATTGCCCCAACCCCACTTGCTCATCCATCCTTTTTTTCCATTGTAGCAAGTGCGTATACGAATtatgaataattatatttataacattttttatcttttcctttcctaattatattagttattgcattatttgcatatattttatggataaaaaatatttttatccttaatctttttttaattgatctttatttaactttatttttttgtttggcttTTGTACTTGTggccatgtttttcttttaaatgacaACATaacagttaatttttaattatataaaaaatttcgaGGTAGCTTGCTTggcaaaatcatttaaaatgtgtttgattatttttggaggctaaaattgttaaaaattactttcttaAATTCCTAATTGTGAGTCCCTcgcttttaatttaaatattttttatctattttttttaactaaatcacctttttttcctttttattttttattatttttatctttttcttttcttttcacatattcttttgcattttcctcttttcttttctcacaaCCAAACCATAAATTAATCCCCAACTTCAAGCCACACTTCAATTCTTCTATCTTCTCTGGCAGAATGGATCTTACCCTAGAGGAGCTTCAATTTCTGAACATCCCTGACATTCTACGAGAATCAATCTCGTTTCCTAAGAGGTCTCTAAAGACATTTTATCTCATCACTCTAACTCTAATCTACCCTGGTTTGCGATTCTAGCTCACTCCCTCCTCACACATCCTCTCATATTGCAACAATCCCTAAAAATTGTATAATCACGTACATGTCATGGCCCGACAACAACACCCTTGTGCGAATGATGCTGATTTCGTGTTACAAAATCGAGCCACTGGTGATTTTGCATTGTAAAAACACTGCTGGAAAAATCACCCTCACAAAATGTGACTGCCACATCATCTTTAAAGTTGCTCTTGACCGTAACAACTAAAACCATCATCAAAAAATACTTTAAGAGTAAGAACAGTcaaataaaagtttattaaaaataaaatttgtctaCTTAGTTTTACcctttccactttttttttaactatactCAAATCCAACTAAAATGTAAAAGACGATTATATTTCCCCCCAGATTACAAATATTATTCTAATTTGttcattttacaaaaaagaatttatttatatttatttgtttaatttaaaaaacactaaatattattatttaattatattgtcatcaaaataatattatataaatatcaaattataaaaaggtgacattaaaaaatcacaaataattttaatatacataaaaacattaagagggaacgtttttttttttttataaatgtataTCCTTCCCTCTCTTTCcattttgataattttcttATGTTACAAACAAAGTGTGTTATGACAGAAAGAGTGGCTACCCTAAactctcttcattttcttctataaatTCATACTTATACAATTTtagaaaaagtgttttttacgtggtattttatataagattttttgtgtaattaaattctttttatgaGTGAGATTCTTGCATTTataggaatttttttaaaatatgtttgaatattATTTAACTTACTTATAAGTTTAATCATCTTCAGTTACAATAGAAAGGTATTGTTCTCACTTATGAAGGTGAAAAAGGTCTTAtgttcatttattaatttacaaattattcaaacaatattttatatcaaaatatttttattccatctattaaataaataaaagttgtaTTCTCATATCACTTTCTTAAAAATGTTAACAATATGTcaccatattttattttgagataGCTCATAATTGGTTCTTAAATGTGATACTTCGGATAACTTTCATCTCTGAATGTTATTTAGTCTCCAAATTGTTAAATATCTTCATTTTTTAGTTCTT
This region of Glycine max cultivar Williams 82 chromosome 7, Glycine_max_v4.0, whole genome shotgun sequence genomic DNA includes:
- the LOC100127401 gene encoding KNT1 gives rise to the protein MGEEAMEGVISSKGMGFGENTSSSGVCPMMMMPLVTSHHVGHHPLNHPILNNPNPNEHTNTLFLPMPCTNNNHHPNRNNHNSNATELGYFMEIPNNNNDGSSSSPSSAVKAKIMAHPHYHRLLAAYVNCQKVGAPPEVVGRLEEACASAAVIMAGGTASIGEDPALDQFMEAYCEMLIKYEQELSKPFKEAMLFLQRIECQFKSLTISSSLDTTACNEAIDRNGPSEDVDVQTNIIDPQAEDQELKGQLLRKYRGYLGSLKQEFTKKRKKGKLPKEARQQLLEWWSRHYKWPYPSESQKLALAESTGLDQKQINNWFINQRKRHWKPSEDMQFVVVDPSHPHYYMENVLGNPFPMDLSHPML